From one Pontibacillus sp. HMF3514 genomic stretch:
- the cymR gene encoding cysteine metabolism transcriptional regulator CymR, whose translation MKISTKGRYGLTIMIALAKKYGDGPISLKSIARENQLSEHYLEQLIAPLRNAGLVKSVRGAYGGYMLTRDPAQITSGDVIRVLEGPISPVEGIEDEEPAKQALWIRIRDAVKDVLDTTTLYDLAQHHEDDEHDAYMFYI comes from the coding sequence ATGAAAATATCAACCAAGGGACGATACGGACTGACCATCATGATTGCTCTAGCGAAAAAGTACGGTGATGGTCCGATCTCATTAAAATCTATTGCCCGAGAAAACCAATTATCGGAGCACTATTTAGAGCAGCTCATTGCTCCACTTCGAAATGCTGGACTTGTAAAAAGTGTACGAGGAGCGTATGGTGGCTATATGTTAACACGTGACCCTGCACAGATCACTTCAGGGGATGTGATTCGTGTGTTAGAGGGTCCGATCAGTCCTGTTGAAGGAATAGAAGACGAAGAGCCTGCTAAACAAGCATTATGGATAAGAATCCGAGATGCAGTGAAAGATGTTTTAGATACAACAACGCTTTATGATTTAGCTCAACATCATGAAGATGATGAGCATGATGCTTACATGTTCTATATTTAG
- a CDS encoding YitT family protein, translating to MFMVKQSKMIGQDAKRMKDRELFIRWSFFVIGLIILALGISLTIEADMLGIGPWDVFHVGLYEQFGLTVGTWSIIAGITIVTITSIYQRSLPQIGTILNMLLIGIFIDVFLYILPEPEGILINIIIFVVGVTVLAYGIGIYVAPNLGAGPRDSLMLVIRDVTGWKVSWVRNGIEVIVFLLGWMLGGPVGIGTVFIAFFLGTVVGYSLPQMQQLLHYMIKRGELNENINQGTIRTDHHDCSSEKVR from the coding sequence ATGTTTATGGTCAAACAATCGAAAATGATAGGACAGGATGCCAAACGTATGAAGGATAGAGAGTTATTCATTCGTTGGTCGTTTTTTGTTATCGGTCTTATTATTTTAGCTCTAGGCATTTCACTAACGATTGAGGCTGATATGTTAGGTATAGGCCCATGGGATGTATTTCATGTAGGATTATACGAGCAATTTGGGTTAACGGTTGGTACATGGTCCATCATAGCTGGTATTACGATTGTTACGATAACCTCCATTTATCAACGATCATTGCCTCAAATTGGCACGATTTTAAATATGCTATTAATTGGTATTTTTATAGATGTGTTTTTATATATTCTCCCTGAACCTGAAGGGATCTTAATAAATATTATTATATTTGTTGTAGGTGTTACAGTTCTTGCCTATGGGATTGGAATTTACGTAGCACCTAACCTAGGAGCTGGTCCACGTGACAGCTTAATGCTTGTGATTCGAGATGTTACAGGTTGGAAAGTAAGCTGGGTACGCAATGGAATAGAAGTTATTGTTTTTCTATTAGGTTGGATGCTAGGTGGTCCAGTTGGGATTGGTACAGTTTTCATTGCTTTCTTTTTAGGAACAGTTGTTGGCTATTCATTACCCCAAATGCAACAATTGCTACACTATATGATTAAACGAGGTGAATTGAATGAAAATATCAACCAAGGGACGATACGGACTGACCATCATGATTGCTCTAGCGAAAAAGTACGGTGA
- a CDS encoding cysteine desulfurase family protein, with translation MKSIYFDHAATTPMRQEVIDAMIPVFQDVFGNPSSVHSYGRKARKLLDDARKTVAQSIQANEKDITFTSGGTEADNLALIGAARANQHLGKHIITTKIEHHAVLHAAEQLEKEGFEVTYLSVNESGSVSVEDLKGEIREDTILVSVMYVNNETGTIQPVAEIGALLEEHQALLHTDAVQAYGTIPIDVHALNVDMLTVSSHKISGPKGVGALYAKEKISLDALQHGGEQERKRRPGTENTAAVHGFAKAVELMQEDQKERLTSYRQFKQLFVRTLKESGIEYSQNGGRINVPSIINISFPGTNVEQLLTNFDLSGVAASSGSACTAGSVEPSHVLSAMYGEGDERTVNSVRFSFGLANTGENVQEGAQKVAQIVERLTKTT, from the coding sequence ATGAAGTCCATTTATTTTGATCATGCGGCAACTACACCGATGAGGCAAGAAGTAATTGACGCAATGATCCCGGTTTTCCAGGACGTTTTTGGGAACCCATCTAGTGTGCATTCTTATGGAAGAAAAGCTAGAAAACTGCTAGATGATGCAAGAAAAACGGTTGCCCAAAGTATTCAGGCAAACGAAAAGGATATCACGTTTACAAGTGGTGGTACGGAAGCAGATAACCTGGCTCTGATTGGTGCTGCTCGAGCAAACCAACACCTAGGTAAGCATATCATCACAACTAAAATCGAACATCACGCAGTATTACATGCAGCTGAACAACTTGAAAAAGAGGGCTTCGAGGTAACGTACCTTTCTGTAAATGAATCAGGATCGGTTTCTGTAGAAGATTTGAAAGGTGAGATACGAGAAGATACGATTCTTGTATCCGTGATGTATGTAAATAACGAAACAGGCACTATTCAACCCGTTGCAGAAATAGGGGCATTATTAGAAGAACATCAAGCTTTACTGCATACTGATGCTGTACAGGCTTATGGGACGATTCCTATCGATGTCCATGCATTAAATGTTGATATGCTTACAGTTTCTTCTCATAAGATAAGCGGTCCTAAGGGAGTTGGAGCGTTGTATGCAAAAGAGAAAATCTCTTTAGATGCTCTGCAGCATGGAGGAGAACAAGAACGTAAAAGACGACCTGGTACAGAAAATACTGCTGCTGTACATGGTTTTGCAAAAGCGGTTGAACTGATGCAAGAAGATCAGAAAGAACGATTAACGTCATATAGACAATTTAAACAATTATTTGTACGAACTCTTAAAGAGAGTGGTATCGAATATAGTCAAAATGGTGGTCGTATTAATGTTCCTTCCATCATTAATATTAGTTTTCCAGGAACGAATGTTGAACAACTCTTAACGAATTTTGACTTATCTGGCGTTGCAGCTTCTAGTGGTTCTGCATGTACGGCAGGGTCTGTTGAACCATCACACGTTTTAAGTGCGATGTATGGTGAAGGTGATGAACGTACGGTGAATTCTGTTCGATTTAGTTTTGGTTTAGCGAATACTGGAGAAAATGTTCAAGAGGGAGCGCAAAAGGTCGCTCAAATCGTTGAACGCTTAACGAAGACAACCTAA
- the mnmA gene encoding tRNA 2-thiouridine(34) synthase MnmA, whose amino-acid sequence MKDPKDTRVVIGMSGGVDSSVAALLLKEQGYDVVGIFMKNWDDTDENGVCTATEDYDDVVRVCNQLDIPYYAVNFEKQYWDKVFTYFLNEYKAGRTPNPDVMCNKEIKFKAFLDHAMSLGADYLATGHYAQVRQNGDQYEMLRGKDNNKDQTYFLNQLSQDVLSKVMFPLGHLDKSRVREIAKENDLATATKKDSTGICFIGERNFKEFLSEYLPAQPGNMETLEGEVKGKHDGLMYYTLGQRQGLGIGGPGEPWFVVGKNVTDNILYVDQGYHNDYLYSDGLEASELNWTSGEAPTEPFTCTAKFRYRQEDSSVTVTPLENGRVKVDFHEPERAITPGQAVVFYDGEVCLGGGTIDGIVKNNEYLTYVG is encoded by the coding sequence ATGAAAGATCCAAAAGATACACGAGTTGTCATTGGAATGTCAGGTGGAGTTGATTCATCTGTCGCAGCCTTGCTATTGAAAGAGCAAGGGTATGATGTCGTTGGTATTTTCATGAAAAACTGGGACGACACTGATGAAAACGGCGTGTGTACAGCAACAGAAGATTACGATGATGTGGTACGAGTATGTAACCAATTAGACATCCCATATTATGCAGTGAATTTTGAAAAGCAATATTGGGACAAAGTGTTCACGTACTTTTTAAATGAATATAAAGCAGGACGTACACCAAATCCTGACGTTATGTGTAATAAAGAAATTAAATTTAAAGCATTTCTTGATCATGCGATGTCTCTAGGTGCGGATTACCTTGCAACAGGTCACTACGCGCAAGTTCGTCAAAATGGAGACCAATATGAAATGCTACGTGGTAAAGATAATAATAAGGACCAAACGTATTTCCTAAATCAGCTTTCACAAGATGTATTGTCTAAAGTGATGTTTCCGCTTGGTCATTTAGATAAGAGTCGTGTTCGTGAAATTGCTAAAGAAAATGATTTAGCAACAGCTACGAAAAAAGACTCAACAGGTATTTGCTTTATTGGAGAGCGTAACTTTAAAGAATTCTTGAGTGAGTATCTTCCTGCACAACCTGGAAATATGGAAACACTTGAAGGCGAAGTGAAAGGTAAACATGATGGTCTAATGTATTACACCTTAGGCCAACGTCAAGGTCTTGGTATAGGTGGACCAGGTGAGCCATGGTTCGTTGTAGGAAAGAATGTGACAGACAATATTTTATATGTCGACCAAGGTTATCATAATGATTACCTTTATTCAGATGGTCTTGAAGCGTCTGAGCTTAATTGGACATCAGGAGAAGCACCTACAGAACCATTCACTTGTACAGCTAAATTCCGTTATCGACAAGAGGATAGTTCTGTAACAGTGACGCCACTTGAGAATGGACGTGTCAAAGTAGATTTCCATGAACCTGAGCGTGCTATCACTCCTGGACAAGCTGTTGTATTTTATGACGGAGAAGTTTGTTTGGGCGGCGGTACGATTGATGGAATCGTTAAAAATAATGAGTATTTAACTTATGTAGGTTAA